The Tolypothrix sp. PCC 7712 region TTACCTAGACATAAAAAAATCTCATTAATTACGATGGATTCTGGAAATAGAAAACTCAGTAAAATTTATCTTCATGTTTAATAACAATGCACCAAAATTTAGCAACATGAGAATTGTCCTCTGATTGAGACTTCTGTAAATCTATCTGTCGCAATCATTTTTTTAATTGGTATCAAAAAGTTGCGATCTGCTGTAATTACTCAATCCAGAACACAAAAAAACCCGCTGCCAGAGGCACCAGGTCTAAATGGTATAGTGTGTAGTTACGGGAAAATCAAAAATTAATATATATCTGCTATCAAACTTCAAGATTAGCTTTAACAGTTTCTTGCTAAAGTCTGCTGCGTAGGAGCCTCAAATGACTTGGTCTTAAACAAGCTTGTGAGTAGCAGCTAAGGCTGAAGCGAGAAATTAAGTTCAAGCTAACGCCTCTCTCTGAGATGTTAATCTCATTCAATAACAGACAATATTAGTATGACAAAATACTGTGCCAATATCTTGTAATTTATATGAATTTTATATGTAGATTTTTATATTATTCTCTGAAGAAATTGTTTTTGCCGATAGCTATGTGACTACGTTTCCCGCAAATGCTATGTCTGGCTATGATTTTATTTATAGAAAAATTTTATACAATTATACCTTCCTTTTTGCTCGACAATAAAAATTACAGCATTTTTAACTTTGAATTCGATTTGAGGAAAAGCTTGCAGGGTAAGGGTTAAATGTTTTTTCTGGGATTTCTCCTTTTTTCCTTATCTTGGCATCAAGCATTGTGTGTTCTCTGTTCTCTTAGAGGTTGTTCATTACTCTGGTGACACTGTTTTAATAGCCATAGCAAATTTTATCTACTAGGTAATACTCTGAGCAAAAAAATCTTGACTAGGGCTGGAAGTGCGAAAACGGCTACAGGATTAGACAAATTTGGTGATGATTCATATATATATGAACAATCAAAGCATCCCATAGCCTTATGTCAAAAGTTTGCAATTTCTATGAAATTTGTATGTCTATTTTTAGCAATGTGATTTAGACAACAAATTAATAAATATTTAACTAAACCATACTCAAAGCCATCAGGTTTTCTGCCATTTCAAAATTAGATGTGACATTTTGTACATCATCCAAACCTTCTAAAGTATCAATTAATTTCAGAAGCGATCGCGCTTGATCGGAATCTGTCACTTCTACAGAATTACTAGGAATCCAGCGCAATTCCGCATCAGTTACTTTAAAGCCTTGATCTTTGAGGGTTTTGTTAAGAGTCTCTAAATTTTCTACTGCACTAAAAACTTCCGCCATTTCGTCCTCAGCCATTTCGTAAGACTCAGCCCCACCTTCTAAGGATGCTTCTAAAAGCTGTTCCTCATCAACTATGCCTTGGACTATACAAACGCCTTTTTGGTCAAACATCCAGCTAACACAACCAGTTTCACCAAGATTGCCACCATTTTTACTAAAAGCCACACGTAAATCCGCAGCAGTACGATTACGATTATCTGTGAGGGCTTCAATTAAAATTGCTACACCACCGGGGCCGTAACCTTCATAGCGAATCGCCTCAAAACTAGAGTTATCACCGCCAAATGTCCCCGCACCCTTAGCGATCGCCCGTTCAATATTATCATTAGGAATACCAGCCGCCTTGGCCTTATCAATCGCAGTCCGCAGTTGAAAATTCCCTGCTGGATCTGGAATACCGCTTCTAACCGCCACAATAATCGCCCGTGAAAGCTGAGTGAAGGTTTTACCCTTTTTGGCATCCACAACCGCCTTCTGACGCTTAATATTTGCCCATTTACTATGTCCCGCCATAACCTAAATTTATCTAGACTCTATCTCCAGATTAAGATATAGCCGGGCATGGGGGATTGGGGGATGAGGGAGATGAGGGAGATGAGGGAGATGAGGGAGATGAGGGAGATGAGGGAGATGAGGGAGATGAGGGGGATGAGGGAGATGAGGAAGTAAGGGGAGAAATTTTCATTACTCATTACTCATTACTCATTACTCATTACTCATTACTCATTACCCAATCCCCAATCCCTAACTTAAGATGATTGTGCAATCTGGGAATAAGGTGTAAAAAGTTGAGGCGATCGCTTTTGATAGTTGATGATTAATCAAGGCTATGTATAACTTTTTTTCGCCTCCTCGCCTTCCCCAGCGACACAGCAAGATATTTTCTCGCCACCTCAAACGCTGGTTGCTGTTGATGCTTGTAGGCGTATTAGTTGTCACAGGATGTCAAGTGATCCAAAGGCGAGTCGCAGATGCACAGGTGGTTCATATAACCTTATGGCAAGGGGTAAATCCACCACCAAATCGAGATGTATTGCAAAAACTGGTAGATAAATTTAACCAAACCCATCCCACAATTCAAGTAGAGTCGCTGTATGTGGGACAGCAGGATCAGCAAATGCCAAAAATTTTGGCGGCTGTAGTAGGTAATGCACCTCCTGATTTATTGTGGTACAACCCAACCATTGCTGGTCAATTAGTAGAACTTGATGCTTTAACTCCTTTGGATGAATTGCTAGAAAATTCCCCGATTAAAGACGAAATTGACCCCACATTATTTACATCAATGGAATATGAGGGCAAGATTTGGTCAGTTCCCTTTGCGACAAATAATGTTGGCGTTTTTTATCGTCCCAGTTTGTTCAAAGCTGCAGGAATTGAAAAATTACCCCGAACTTGGCAAGAGTTAAGACAAGTAGCTAAGAAATTAACTCACGATACCAATGGTGATGGGCAAATTGATAGTTATGGGATGCTGCTACCTTTGGGGAAAGGCGAATTTACTGTATTTACCTGGTTACCCTTTATGTGGAGTGGCGGCGGTGAATTGATTGGTGGAGAATCCCAGCAAGCCGCAAGTGTAAATTTAAAAGATAATCAAGGTGCGATCGCAGCTTTGCAATTTTGGCACGATTTAATTGCCGATGGTTCCGCTATGCTATCCGAACCAGAACGGGGTTATGAAATTAATGCCTTGGTTAGCGGTAAAGTTGCTATGCAAGTTACAGGCCCGTGGAGTTTGGGAGAATTCCAACAAAGTGGTGTAGATTTTGGAGTTTTTCCTATTCCCATTCAACAAAATCCTGCCACTAGTATTGGTGGTGAAAATTTGTTCCTGTTTAAAACCACTCCCCAACGACAAGCAGCCGCCTTTAAGTTTGCTGAGTATGCGGTTAGTGAAGCATTTCAAACAGAACTAGCCTTAGGCACTGGCTATTTACCTGTCAATTTAAAATCCCGCAAAAGTGCTAAATATCAAACATTTACTGGGAAATTCCCGCAACTTAAGGTATTTTTAGACCAAGCAAAATATGGGCGATCGCGTCCTATTTTTCCCAATTACACCAGGATTTCTGATAATCTAGGTCGGGCAATTGAATCTGTATTGTTAGGTAAAAATTCTCCAACAGCAGCCCTAAATATTACCCAGCAACGTTTAGATTTAATTTTTAAATGATACAAAACTGGGGTGTAGTGATACAGATAAGATATAGGACTCGTATTTAATTTTTGCAATTATGTCAGGACTTACGCAAGCAAAATTTGTCATTGCGACCGGAACGAAGTGTAGGGAAGCAATCCCAGAATTTCAGGCGATTACGTCGCTGCGCTCGTAATGACGTAATTAAGTGACTTTTGCGTAAGTCTTATATGTGCGTAATGCGTAAGATGCGTTAGCGATAGCGTAACGCATCTCTGGTCTAAATTTTCGTGCGTTACTGGTAATTGAGATTTTTTCATAACTCGAATCCTCTTCCTATATAATCCCAATTTTTTTACAGTTTTTCACAACTTCTTTGTAATTAAAATATCTTTTTTTTCTTTAATTTCATAGTAATTATTGGCAATACCAATTGTTGTTATTTAAAGCCTCTTAATGACAGAGGTTTTAAAAGTTTTGGCTGTCAAAAATTTTCTTATCTTTGAGGAAAAATTACTTATGCCCCTTGAGTATACTAATCAAAAATCATTAACTGATAACGGGCTAAATGTCACTCCTATCTCCTCAGTAGATACTTTTAATCCTCGAGATAACTACAGCTTAAACAACAGTAGCCGTAGTAGTTTTGACGCAACAATTAATAGTAACGATACTTTTAATACCCAAAGTTATGACTCTGCTACAGGCTATGGTCTGGTAAATGCGTCAGCAGCAGTTGCTAAAGCTATTGGTCAAAATACCTTTGCTGATGTTCCTGATGTTGGTGGCGAAAATTGGGGTGATGACTTTGTCAAAGCACCAGAAGCCTGGGCGAGAGGATATACAGGTCAAGGCGTTGTAGTTGCTGTTCTAGATACTGGGGTTGACTACAACCATATAGATTTAAGAAATAATATTTGGACTAATACTCGAGAAATTGCTGGTAATGGCATAGATGATGATGGCGATGGCTACATTGATG contains the following coding sequences:
- a CDS encoding YebC/PmpR family DNA-binding transcriptional regulator, translating into MAGHSKWANIKRQKAVVDAKKGKTFTQLSRAIIVAVRSGIPDPAGNFQLRTAIDKAKAAGIPNDNIERAIAKGAGTFGGDNSSFEAIRYEGYGPGGVAILIEALTDNRNRTAADLRVAFSKNGGNLGETGCVSWMFDQKGVCIVQGIVDEEQLLEASLEGGAESYEMAEDEMAEVFSAVENLETLNKTLKDQGFKVTDAELRWIPSNSVEVTDSDQARSLLKLIDTLEGLDDVQNVTSNFEMAENLMALSMV
- a CDS encoding ABC transporter substrate-binding protein, translated to MLVGVLVVTGCQVIQRRVADAQVVHITLWQGVNPPPNRDVLQKLVDKFNQTHPTIQVESLYVGQQDQQMPKILAAVVGNAPPDLLWYNPTIAGQLVELDALTPLDELLENSPIKDEIDPTLFTSMEYEGKIWSVPFATNNVGVFYRPSLFKAAGIEKLPRTWQELRQVAKKLTHDTNGDGQIDSYGMLLPLGKGEFTVFTWLPFMWSGGGELIGGESQQAASVNLKDNQGAIAALQFWHDLIADGSAMLSEPERGYEINALVSGKVAMQVTGPWSLGEFQQSGVDFGVFPIPIQQNPATSIGGENLFLFKTTPQRQAAAFKFAEYAVSEAFQTELALGTGYLPVNLKSRKSAKYQTFTGKFPQLKVFLDQAKYGRSRPIFPNYTRISDNLGRAIESVLLGKNSPTAALNITQQRLDLIFK